TGATCCTCAATGTCGCGTCAGGTCACGAGCTTGACGTCTGCACCTGCAGTCCGAAGGCATCATGATCTCCTCAGGAGGTATGTCTATTGAAACTATGTATCCCTGTCTCTCGGAAGCTCAATTGATTATTAGTTCCCTGAATGCCATGAATATCAAGTACGAAGTGAGTAAGATCATGGTTGCTTGTGGGCGAGCGTCTCAGATGTAATCCTGTAATCCTGGCTAGTCCGGGCAACGTCACGGACAGTCTGCTAAACCTACTGAAAGAGAACATGCTGACTACTCTTTAACAAAGGAATATGACCTCgtgatggatgaagaagccaagCGCCGTTGGCAACGAGCAAAACCGGCGGGCAAGGTCATTGGTCTTCCTGGCTATCTCGTGGGAGGTGAATGGATTGGTGTAAGTATGCCTATAGCGTGTCTAGGGACCAGGTTAATATCTTCGCTAGACAATGGAggattttgaagaagccGTAGAAACACAATCCCTTGAATCGTTCCTCAAACAAGACCTCAATATTCCCGACGAGGCATCTACAATTTCCGACCCATCTGctccctccgcctccaAACAAAAGTCAATGCAAGAGATGGAGCTTGAGAAAATCATGGGAGAAATGACGAACGAAGATCTGGACAAGTTAATGAATGAGTTGGGAGTATCCGATGACATCGGCAAGGTCGGATTGATCAACCAGCCTTCCAGTGGAATTAATATTAGGTCGTggggcggagaagaaggtgtcATCAAAGGACCAGCCCCCACCAATGGTGAGGATGTCATCTCAAAGTTCCTTCatcaagaggagaaaaaggatgaggacaaAGATACGAACGACGGAACCGGTGTCTATGATAACACAAAGAAGGTCAAAGACGAGATCACAGATGTgcgggaagatgagaaagaccTTGTGTTGGAGTTGAAGAAAGAGTCTGAGCTTGACGCTCGCGAGGAAAAGGACATCGCCttggcggagaagaaggaggttggGAAGCTTGACTAATAACTGAAGATTAATGGGTGTGTTTGTATTATTTGTATACAGTTTGTATCATACACAGACAATGATTATTTATCAAGCCATTGTGCAGACTAGGCTTGATACATTTGGTCTGCTAGTGATCGATTACAGGGGTTCCATTCTTAGGCGTGCCTTCAAGCATCATACAGTATTCCCTTTTTATTAACTAACCGGACGACAGCTTGCGGGACGTCGAAACACATTTACGTAAGCTTATTATATCGGATCTCACCGTGATTGCGATGACCATGATGATTATTGATGCTTCATGCGAGCCCGATTATTATGAGATGGACGGAGTCGCGTTTTCGACTCGTCCTTCGGTTCGTTGGTCGTTTTCTGTTTACATTTTGCCCTCCATTACATTGCCTGATATTTTATTGGCAATGGCCCCTCCTTTCCTCAAATCCGTCGAAGAGTACGAGAAGCTCGTCGACTCTGTTGATACTTTCTTGTTGGACTGCGACGGAGTTCTTTATCATGGAAAGCAGGTAGTAGAAGGCGTTCGAACAGTCCTCAACATgctgagaaagaagggtaaGGCCCAGCGATTTGAGTTGGGTGCGCGTTGATAGCTGAAGGTAGCGAACAGGCAAGAAAATCATTTTCGTTACCAACAATGCCACCAAGTCTAGAAGGAAACTGAAGGAAACCTTTGACCAGCTTGGCTTGAACGCTTCTATCGTTTGTTCTATCTCTTATCGGAAGATTAAATGTTGGTCAGCTGACTGGTAATCAACTCATTACTCTAGGACGAGTGTTTCGGTTCGGCTTATGCATCAGCAGTGTACATCTCAGAAGTCTTGAATTTCCCCaaggataagaaggtcTACGTctttggtgaagaaggattggaagaggaactCGACCAGTGCGGTATCGCTCACTGCGGTGGTTCTGTATGTCATGACCTTTCAAAGCCTGAAACGAGGTAACTAACGAGTTGTTATAGGATCCTGTGGACCGAGAGTTCAAAGCTCCTATCGACTTTACTGTCTTCAAGGCCGATGATTCCATCGGTGCCGTCTTATGTGGTTTCGACTCTTGGATAAGTAAGTTGTGACAACCTCAGGTTGCGGTGTGGAGAGGAATGAAACTGATGGCGATGACCCCCAGATTACCAAAAACTTGCAAAGGCCATGACTTACCTCCGTAATCCAGAGTGCAagctcatcctcaccaacACCGACCCCACATTCCCTACCCACGGTGATGTCTTCCCTGGTCGGTACTCGTTTGTGCTTGCGTGTCATTCTTTCAGCTCATTGATCTTACAGGCTCTGGTTCATTGTCTATTCCTATCGTTAACGCGTCTAAGAGGAAGCCTCTTGTAATTGGCAAGCCCaacaagatgatgatggacgCCATTCTTGCTCAGTAAGTTGCTCCGATTCTTGAGTCTTACCACAGAAAACTTACGACGCACGTTTAGCCACATGTTTGATCCTTCTCGAGCTCTGATGGTCGGCGACAACCTCGCTACTGACATTGCTTTCGGCCGTAACAGCAAGATCCGAACCCTCCTTGTCATGGGCGGTGTTACTAAGTATGAACAAGTGTTTGGAGAAAACCCCAACGAAGTTGTGCCCGATTTGGTCATGAACAGCTTTGGCGATTTGGCGGTGTTAGCAGATGCGTCTGAGCAATGAAAAAAACATGTGTTTCAATAGATGTCATCATAGAAATACATCTGACATGAACTGTAACGACTGGTTTATAGTTTATTCAAAGTCTTCGGTGAAGCCCATACTGCAAAATCTGTCAGTATGCGAATAAATGGCGACTATAGGAAAAATCCTACAGTGTGTATTGCTTGTAAACAGTCATAACCTTGGCAATAAATGCCTCGATGTGGAATATCTTTTTTGATCCCATTCGCATTCGAAGTTCCTATGAAACACACAATCAGGTTCTATTTGAGCAAGAATAACTGAATGGACTCACGTAGTAAGCGGTCCAGTGCACAATTTGCGGTTTTAATGTGTCATCCACCTTCTCAACTAGCCTCTCTGAGATGGTCTAAGCCCGAATGTCAGCTTGTCTCCTGACCTCTCAGCAGTTCGCATACCTTCATAACAACTGTTGGCGGTATACAGTGGCTTAGCAACTCGTAAATCTTCGCCCGGATATCTAACAATTTTTGCGCCGTTTGCTCCTGCAAGATCGCATCCGCGACCTTTCCACAATAAGTCTCCCAATCGGGTTTGGCAACCTCGACATCACCAGACAGGTCGGGGTGTTGCATCCGCATGGCCTCAAAAACAAGTAAAGCTTTTCGAAGATTGCCTTGCGATGTTTCAAGGATGGCATTGTTggcagaagatggaagcatGAATCGTTCTTTCTTGGCGACGTAATTGAGGACTGTTGACATCTATTCTCAGAGTAAAAAACTGATTCTTAGGAGTTTAAAGAGGCCTTACTTCGTCATCTGTAGGGGCAGCCACTCGCATAAGCAAACATCGACTTCTAATAGGAGCGATGATTTTGCTTGTGCTATTGGCGCAGAGGATAAGTCTCATATTGGTCATATACTTTTCCATGGTTCGTCGTAATGCTGCTTGGGCGTCTCGAGTAAGAGCATCCGCCTCGTTAATGATGACCACTGTGATTGCGGTCAGCTACGATGCGAATTTATCCATCAGGACAAAGACTGACCCTTGAACCTCTGTTTTGCATTCAAATCGACTTGCTGAGTTTGTGcaatctccttcaaaaTATCTTGAATGACTACTCTGTCGTACATACCCACGTCGGATGGTGTAAGCTCGATGTGATAGTTTGACTGAACGACATTGACGTCAAGCTTGCGGTTAGAAGGAGTGACAAAGACTCTTTGGTCAATTCGAAGCTGCAGAACGCGTATCAAGGTCAGAGAATGCCACAATCAATATCTTGAGCACtcctcaccttctccacacCAGGTCCATAGAGTTCTCGAAGAGTGCACATGATCCTTGTCTGCGTTCTGTCAATATAGTCCCAGGAAGTGATAGTAGAAATGTGttcaccttctttccagcaCCTGACGGTCCATAGAAGAGAATATGAGGAAAGTCTCCAGAAGCAGCCTACACAATGACCTGTAAGCATCCATCGGTTGAGCTATGGCGTGCACTCACCAAAGATTTCAGACGCGATGAGAGGCCATCGTGATAATGGAGATCGTCGAGCGTTCGCGGACGGTACTGTGCACCTTATCAGACATGCTCGAATCACGTTAGCAGAGTTCCCACCTTGTCGACCCAGAGAGACATTGCAGCTGGACTTGAGGATAGATGCCTTTAAACTGTAAGTATGGGAAAAACACAAAGACGCGTAAACGATTTAGACATGAAATTAAGTGGGACACGCGCCTGTGCCTCGATATGAAGTTGTCGGACTTCAAGTCCGCCAAGTTGTTCCACGTTTCTTTTACTCAGCCAAAACCATAATGCAATAGGGCCTTATGACTTCCCCCTATATCCCTCTCCCAGCAGCCCCTCTGCCCCTCTCCGAAGATCCCAGCTCAATGGAACTCTCTTCGTCtgccgatgatgatgaggggCACGGTCGACCAAGGCTTGGGAGATCTGCGACTATCAACAGCTTGGGAGACTTCGAGTTTGAACACGCTCTATTGCCTTTGACATTGAGCGGGGATGCAGATGTTGACTCTcataaagaagagagacaTGTTGAGCTATGGCACGGTAGGTCTTTTTTACTGAAAAAACCGCATGATGTTCACTAACTTGTCAAATTACAACAGGTGTTGCACTGGTGGTAGGAGCACAGGTTGGATCAGGCATATTCTCCTCTCCAGGCGTAGTTGTGCAAGAGGTAGGCAGTGTAGGTGCGAGCTTGATGGTCTGGGTTATCAGCGGTGTTTTAGCTTGGACAGGGGCAAGGTATGTCAACAGACTGCTTGGTCTTGGTCTTGGGCTGCGAGATTGACTGATCAATCGCAGTTCGTATGCTGAGCTAGGATGTGCTATTCCTCTCTCTGGAGGTAGTCAAGCATACTTAGCATACGCAGTAAGCTATATTACTAGCGGAAATCTATTGCAGGGCTAAAAACGTTTTTCCCAAGTTTGGGCCAATCACTTCATACTTGTTCACCTGGACTGCAGTGTCAGCATTGAAGCCAGGAAGTGCGGCTATGATCGCTCTCATCTTTGGGCAAGTGCTGCCAATAACCCTGTCTCCTTGAGCCTTACTTCCTGCCATTTAGTGAATATGTCAATCGCTTAATATCACATTCCTTGGGAGACTCCGAAGTCCCGGCATGGTCAATCGAAGTGACAGCAGTCTTCGCTATATTTCTATGTTCAATTCTCAACGCTATATCTCCTACCATGGGCACGAATTCAACGGTGGTCCTTACTGTCATTAAAATTGGTGCGTTGGTATTCGTGGCGGTCTTGGGTGCAATTGTGCTGCTCAGAGATGGACCTGGCGAGGGTTTGATGCCCAGTGGGTTGTTCAAAGGCACATTGGCGGATGCAGGCAACTACGCTATCGCGATCTACTCCGGTCTTTGGGCATTTGATGGCTGGGACGCTTGTTGTGTACGTCTGATTGGTGTGTTGTGTCCTTAGATTGTGGCTTATTCTACCTTCAGTATGTGGCAGGCGAAATGCGAGACACCAACAGAGATCTGCCCCGTGCTCTGCACTCTTCAATGGCTATCGTAGTGGTTCTCTTTCTTGGAGCCAACCTCTCTTACTTTATTGTCCTCAGCCCATCTGTCGTGGCCTCGTCAAACACCGTTGCGTTGGACTTCGGAAAAGTTACTATCGGGAAATTTGGAGCCGTTGTGTTCAGTACTCTGGTAGCCATTAGTTGCTTTGGAGCCTTGAACGGCGGATTGTATACAAGTGAgtttttctcttttgcaTCAGGAGAAAGAATATTGAAAAATGTCATAGCAGCAAGGCTCATCTATGCAGCCTCTAAAGAAcacttccttccttccatcttctcacGTCTTCACCCCCAGCGTCGAACGCCAGATAACGCTATTCTGCTTCAAGGTGGATTGGCTATCTTTTTTGTCATCTTCGGTGGGGGATTTAGAGGTTAGAAAATTGTTATATACTTTCGACGCTTGCTGACCCCGATGTTTCACTTTTCAGCGCTACTGAACTTTTTCTCCGTCGCTTCTTGGACCTTTTACCTCCTCACTGTCCTTGGTCTCCTCGTTCTGCGTGTCAAAGAGCCTCATCTCGACAGACCGTATCGGGCTTGGCTCGTTACACCTATCGTCTTCTGCGCCGTGTCCATGTTCCTTTTATTGATGCCCATTTTCGCTGCTCCATGGGAAGCATTTGCAGCATTCGGTAAGTTTATGAGAACAGACCGTACTCGCGATGCTGAGACCGCGGCATTAGTATTCATTGCTTCGGGTATGCCAGTGTATTATCTGACAGTGAGATCTCGCACTCGAAATGCTGAGCTCGATGGTGCCAGCAGTTCCGGCTGGGGCGTGCGTGTTACATTATCTGGTGAGCTATTTGACCAGTACATCAAGCAGCAGACCCTAACGACTGGTAGATGCGTGGATCAAATTCAGAGAAGATATCGATAGGCTCTTGCCGCGAGAATGGCAGCAACCATATAGACCGCAACCCCATTATAATAGCGACCGACGAAGAGGGATGCTTGGAGAGCAAGTTGAAATGTCTGAGAGACGGTAGCTTCGAATTCAGCCATATCGTACATGAAAAACATACAAAGCCCTGGTTACACATGCTTTCAAACCATCAATgccttcccttccccatGCCCTTCTTTGGACCTCTAGgagtcttccccttcctttccatAGCTAAAGCGGCCTTTTTGGACCTCTTTCGCAATTCCatttccttgcccttccttctctccgcCTTAGTTTCCATGCTTCTGctaatcttctttttctccttcttcttttcatcagCCTTCTGAGCTCGTCTACTTGATGGAGGCAACAACTTGACGGTAGGCTTTTTGGATTTCAACTCTGATTTGTCATCAACAGAGGGCGAAGGTGAAGTTGAAGTTCGGATGGGATAGATTGAAGCAGAGGGATCAAAGTCTTCGGTGATGGTGACTGTTGCTATTTGCTCGTCGTCCGAAAATTCGGCCTTCTCCAGATCCTTGGGAGCGGGAGACccggcttcttcctcgttgCTCTCCTCTGTAATTATGCGTCAGACATTTCCGGCGGCAATAGAAAGTACCGCAGTGATACTCACCATtatcatcctcgtcatcttccaaacccATGGCCCGTCTGACCGACTTTACATTCTCAGCAGCTCTCTGCCTCAattctttccttgccttaATACATCAAATTGTTAGTTTTGAGAAGAATGATTGACGTGACTATAGACAAACGTTTCGCCTCTCCTCCAAATGCTCTTgcctctccctttccttaGCTCtggctttcttctcttcagcCTTGGCCTTTTTCCTCTTACTAAAGCCGGTCAACCATTCTCTTAGATCCCAAGGTCAGCTCCATCtcctgatgatgatgtagaACATGATATGAATGGCCAAATGACTCACCTTCTGGCTTCATCGTCAAACTTGATTTCTTCGACTTGTTCCTTTCTAGCTTTCTTTGCTCGCTGAATATAAGTTGCACCCTCTGTAAGGAGGGCGACGTTGGACTTGGATTTTGTTGCGGGCATTTGTTGTCTGTATATGTATGGAAGGTAAAGAAATTAAAGCGAGACAGGAATGCTTAACGTATCACTTATCTTTCTTTGGTGGCTGAAGGACCACTCACTCAAAATATTCTAGACGTAG
This window of the Cryptococcus neoformans var. neoformans B-3501A chromosome 2, whole genome shotgun sequence genome carries:
- a CDS encoding hypothetical protein (HMMPfam hit to Hydrolase, haloacid dehalogenase-like hydrolase, score: 40.6, E(): 4.5e-09), with amino-acid sequence MAPPFLKSVEEYEKLVDSVDTFLLDCDGVLYHGKQVVEGVRTVLNMLRKKGKAQRFELGKKIIFVTNNATKSRRKLKETFDQLGLNASIDECFGSAYASAVYISEVLNFPKDKKVYVFGEEGLEEELDQCGIAHCGGSDPVDREFKAPIDFTVFKADDSIGAVLCGFDSWINYQKLAKAMTYLRNPECKLILTNTDPTFPTHGDVFPGSGSLSIPIVNASKRKPLVIGKPNKMMMDAILAHHMFDPSRALMVGDNLATDIAFGRNSKIRTLLVMGGVTKYEQVFGENPNEVVPDLVMNSFGDLAVLADASEQ
- a CDS encoding hypothetical protein (Match to ESTs gb|CF192942.1|CF192942, gb|CF192941.1|CF192941), whose amino-acid sequence is MSLWVDKYRPRTLDDLHYHDGLSSRLKSLAASGDFPHILFYGPSGAGKKTRIMCTLRELYGPGVEKLRIDQRVFVTPSNRKLDVNVVQSNYHIELTPSDVGMYDRVVIQDILKEIAQTQQVDLNAKQRFKVVIINEADALTRDAQAALRRTMEKYMTNMRLILCANSTSKIIAPIRSRCLLMRVAAPTDDEMSTVLNYVAKKERFMLPSSANNAILETSQGNLRKALLVFEAMRMQHPDLSGDVEVAKPDWETYCGKVADAILQEQTAQKLLDIRAKIYELLSHCIPPTVVMKTISERLVEKVDDTLKPQIVHWTAYYELRMRMGSKKIFHIEAFIAKVMTVYKQYTLMGFTEDFE
- a CDS encoding hypothetical protein (Match to ESTs gb|CF193663.1|CF193663, gb|CF191226.1|CF191226, gb|CF193664.1|CF193664; HMMPfam hit to AA_permease, Amino acid permease, score: 58.7, E(): 1.6e-14), whose translation is MTSPYIPLPAAPLPLSEDPSSMELSSSADDDEGHGRPRLGRSATINSLGDFEFEHALLPLTLSGDADVDSHKEERHVELWHGVALVVGAQVGSGIFSSPGVVVQEVGSVGASLMVWVISGVLAWTGASSYAELGCAIPLSGGSQAYLAYAFGPITSYLFTWTAVSALKPGSAAMIALIFGEYVNRLISHSLGDSEVPAWSIEVTAVFAIFLCSILNAISPTMGTNSTVVLTVIKIGALVFVAVLGAIVLLRDGPGEGLMPSGLFKGTLADAGNYAIAIYSGLWAFDGWDACCYVAGEMRDTNRDLPRALHSSMAIVVVLFLGANLSYFIVLSPSVVASSNTVALDFGKVTIGKFGAVVFSTLVAISCFGALNGGLYTTARLIYAASKEHFLPSIFSRLHPQRRTPDNAILLQGGLAIFFVIFGGGFRALLNFFSVASWTFYLLTVLGLLVLRVKEPHLDRPYRAWLVTPIVFCAVSMFLLLMPIFAAPWEAFAAFVFIASGMPVYYLTVRSRTRNAELDGASSSGWGVRVTLSDAWIKFREDIDRLLPREWQQPYRPQPHYNSDRRRGMLGEQVEMSERR